The DNA segment ttgtttttttaattaTGTTTATTCAATTGCAGATAAttaatttatgattataattCTTAAAAAGTACAATTTAATCTTGCAACTTGCGTTCGAAGATCGCGGCAAATCTTCTTTTAGTCAGATGGTCGCTTTCTGAATGGCCTAATCATCCACCGCCCAACGCGTTTATAATATAACTAATTAATCTCTTAATTACTTATAATTAGTAGCCAAACGTGGAGTGTTGCTGAATTTGGTCTTTTCAAAGCATGTCTAACTATTTGAAAACTCGAGTCGCTTTAATGATCAAGAGAAACGCGTGGTTTTTAAACTCATTGAAATGACTCAAAAAAAATTTTGGTTAGCCTTGAAAATAATTGACGAACTATTAAAGAGATGAACTATCGAAGAATTAAGAGTtaaaacattaataaaatctgaaaatgcaTTTAAGTGTTGCTTATATTTATTTATAAGGTAAGATAAAATAACAGATTAAAAAGTAAAAGTACTAATAATATGACCAGTCCAGGAATTAATAAAGTTTTCATAAAAGCTAAACTAAGCAACATTGGAGCACTTCGTATTTTTCCTTGAGGGAATGAATCACTTCATGCAAGCAAAATACCGAATTCACTTAGTTTTTTATATATCACTTAACTAATGTTAGTTAATATATGTTTACTTCAACATACTATTTAATCATGATGAAGTAATGTGATTAATGTTAACATTCTGTGAATGCAAATTGTACCCGTCAAGTTAAAAAAATGATGGAAAGGAAGATATTTTCATCTTTGATCGGCTTAAatattttagaaaatatttttctcataaACTCTATCATTGAAGGAAGATGACTTTCCTacataagaaaaagaaaaatatttttcaaaattctttctCAATATTCTCCACCTTATTCCATGTGCCCCCACCCCCCAACCCCACCCCAACATCGCCACTGCCACTCCAGCCCCTAAAATCCGACCTACCACCTTCCTCCACCCTTGCCTATTTCGTCTCATATAGAATTTGtctaaataatatatttttaaaaaatattttttgctaATTAATTAAACATAGAAAAATTAAGTAAAAAATCACTtgttttcccaaaaaaaaaaatccctcgTATCAAACAAACCTTAAGTTTTTTTTGCCGTCGAAAATCTTTCGTCACAATACTGTtcatcaattgctactaggattgAGTGGCACCGTTTTTACTCAAAGGATGATGAGGCACACGATAGATAATTATCATGCCAAGCACAAGCAGTATCTGATGTTAAAACTTTTTGGAATTTACAGCTAAAAGTTTGACTTGAGGAGCATATAATTGAAGAGTCGAGTGGCTTGCAGCTTGTTAATTACTAGACTAGATGCACTTTTGCATGGATTCTCAACATTGCATGTGTTGTGTGTCAGAGGCTTAGATGATGAGATTGTGGTACGTAATATTTTGCCTAATTACATTCCCTAGGAAAGGTCACACTCATCCCAGTTAGATGTAGGTTGTAGGACACGTACAAATATGCATTACGGCAGGATACTACTAGCATGAGCAGTCAGTGGCAATAACACTCGTCTTCTACAAAAGTTTGGACTATTTGTTAAAATTTGTAATAAAACTAAAGACCGCAAAGCAAATAAATCAAAGAGACGTACAGATAGATTGatatattgttcaactttcaacTGAATTACATAATAAACTGAAAACTTCTCTAattatagaagaaagaaaatagttGTGAGGCGTTTCAGGAAGCAGTTGTGAGGCATTTTTTGAGCTACTTATAAGCTGTCTGTATGAGCTACTCACAACCTGCTTATTTAATAAGAAGCTGCTGCAAATTATTTCATTGAGTTGCTTGCAACCTGTCTGCATCAGCTGCTTGTAGATAAACTTCAATAGAATACTAAATGAATAATCTTCCTCAGGACGATTATCTATAACGGAGTAATAAATAAACATCCACAATATAATactaacactcccccttgaatgttcattaaaagataatgtacctcgttaaaaccttactagtaAAAATCTTGTGAGAAAAATCTTAgtgaaggaaaaaagagtacacatatttagtaaaaCGCATTCTTAGttgtctcattaaaaaccttactagAAAAATCTCATAGTAAAAACCTTAATACGGGAAAAAAGTATAGCGCGCATTTCACTTCCCTTGATGAAAattttgtttcaaatatttgagtcttcgcattccaatcttgtataccatcttctcaaaagttgaagttggcaaagatttagtgaacaAATCTGCCGGAttgtcacttgaacggatttgttgcacatcaatgttatcatttttctgaagatcatgtgtgtagaataattttggtgaaatgtgcttcgttctatctccttttataaattctCCCTTCAATTGGGTTGTGCATGCctcattgtcttcgtataaaattgtggatcttttatcacattccaaaccatatttttctcgaataaaatgaatcactgatctcaaccATATGCATTCCTTACTTGCTTCATGGATAGTTATTATCTCAGCAtaatttgaagaagtagcaacaatagattgctttatGGAGCGCCATGCTATGACAATACCCCCACATGTAAACATGTATCCGgtctgagatcgagctttatggggatcaaaTAAATAACATACATCTGCTTAACCAACAAGATCTGCACTacctttgttagcataaaacaaacccatatcaagagttccttTTAATTATTACAAAATATGCTTAATCCCATTCCAAtatctccgtgtaggagaagagctatatcttgctagtaaattaacataaaatgctatgtcaggccttgtagcattagcataagtgcaccaattgcactgagatatagtgtttcaggaccaaggagttcctcatcctcttctggaggtcggaacgggtccttattcacttcaagtgatcgaacaatcattggtgtactcaataggtgcgctttgtccatgtaaaagcattttaagacTCTCTCTGTAtgggcagattgatggataaagatctcgtcTATTAAATGTTCAATTTGTAAACCAAGACAAAGTTGTCTTTctaagatctttcatctcaaattctttcttaggatattcaattgccttttggagctctgctggagttccaacaaaaTTTATGTCATCAGcataaacaacaagtataacaaattctgatgcaaTTTTCTTTACAAAAATACATAGACCCAAATTACTttaaatcatatatatatatatatatatatatatatatatagtacttTCTTCGTTTTTATTTAtgctgaccgaggacatgacccttgataggaaggtgtagAGGTCGAAGATAAGGGTAGTAGGTTAGATATGCTAGATTGTTCATGTTGGTAGTATTAGTACATACTTTTGCTTTTTGTTGGTAGTAAATTTCTATGACTACCTGTCATTTCTTGCATTTCGGTCATCTTACTATTTTCTTGTTATTTATGTTGTTTTTACATGGCTTATCGGTGTTTCCctttcattaatgtggtgcttatgctttcaTGAGCCGATGGTCTAttgaaaacaacctctctatctctACAAGATAGTTGTAAGGTCTGCCTACACTATATAGTGGCGAAATTAGAAATTTCCCTAAGagtgttcaaacttgaaaaaaATTTCTCGACAAAGGatattcaatatatgttatatatatttaaaattaatattttacttatatacaGTATAATTTTTCGTAATATTAAAGCACGTAAGAGCTGAATTGAGACTATAATCTACATTGTTTGTACAGATTAATATTCTGTTTTTTAATTCATTAATTAATGCGGATCCACGGAGAAGTATAGTCACTTTAAGAGTAAAGAGCTTTCGTCACTTCCTACCAAAAATAACGTTCATTATCTTGTATATATCACAACTAGCAATTTTACGGTAAATACTATATACGTGTACCCTATTATATATAAGGAAGAGATTTGCAGAGTTGAGAATCTAATATGTGGCAACGGCCGCAAGTGTCCACCAATGAAACATCTGATACAGATCATGGCCGACTATTTTTATTCGGTGTGTTTTGCGGCCGTTGCCTCTATGCAATTTTAggaacttttccttttgtttacTTTCGTTCAaagttttttaaaataaaatttatatatttaaaaattacgtaaaaagtactataagtcacaataattaacaatttaaaatatttaaaaaattatataaaaatattgcAGTAAAAAAAACTCATTTAACTCTCGAAATCCAACTCTGTCACATAAATTGAGACGAAAGTATGTTAGCTGTAAAAGAGAGTAAATTTTATGGGTGGTCATTTAACTTTATTTTCATTACCCAaaagttatttttctttcttttgttacgtAAAAGTCATTAAATTTTGTGTTCATTACCCAAAagttatttttctctcttttgttaCACAAACATCATTTTACTGTGCTCTAGTTATCACAATTGTTACTTTAACCAGATTTTATAAAACTTTCACCTGAAAAGTCTATTATACCCTTGACATTATAAATCCTCTCATTTTTATAATACCTTTTATATTATATGCTATATAATATACTTTTAGCCAAGTATTTTACTTTACTATTAGAATAACttaatattatattatttattatttttataatatattttatacatttaatttttttcttagcattaattttcaagataTATTAGTAGTATTATTAAATTTTTCAATAACATTACTGTAAACAAATCTCAAGTCAACGTTCTTAAACATGCctaataaattttttttaataaaaattataaaatcaaaGCTTATTGATTTATCAATCAAGCCATATATGTTAATCCAATAAATAAAATCCCCACATTTAGCACACTGACACATCAGATTAACAAGTacaaataaataatataaacAGAAAAAGATTTAAAAACTTAATATTAAACACAAATATCTTTAAAAAAATTTGTAAAATTTTTCCTGGCTATAAAAACTATAATTTGTTAAATGAATCTGTTTTTATTATTtcaaattaatattaaaaaataaatatatttatatttttatattttcaactatgtatGTGTTTAAATATGATTAAACAAATTGAGTTACAGGAAAATATTAAATATACGGATATatcataaaataataaataaaataatataaagttattttaattataagtaaaatatctaggtaaaaatatattatataatatacaatataGAAGATATTAGATAAATAGGAAGATTTATAATTCCAAAGGCATAATAGACTTTTCAACTAAAAGTATTATAAAATCTGGCCAAGATGATTTTTGTGATAAATAGAGCAacgtaaaataatttttgtataacaaaagaaagaaaaatgacttttGGATAATAAACACAACGTTGAATGACTTTTACGtaaccaaaaagaaaaataatttttatgtaaTAAACATAAAGTTGAATAACCACCCATAAAATTTTTGATTACTTTAAAACAACTTCGCCCCATATAATTTTGGATTTACTTCACACCTTTTATCAATATCTATAGTAGCAAATAAGAAGCttgaaagaataaagaaagaggatgagaaaatgtttttttttttcatttggtGTCTGATACCCATATTAGAATCTGATTATATTTAAATTCGCATCGCGTATGATCCTATTTGGGGGAAAGCATTcccaaccaaaaatatttttatatttaaagcTCGAACTCGAAACTTTTGGTTAAGGGAAGAGTAGCCCTACCGGCTACATCACATCCTTTGGAGGTGAGGAAGAGAAAATGTTTAACATTACAAAAGTGTACAAATCTTAGTACTAAAGGTGTTCATAAAAACCCggaaaatcaaaccaaaccgaaaatcgaaccaaactgaccaaaaaaatcgatactttttaggtttggttttggttttgaattttaaaaatcggtcaaatttgatttggttttgttttaatcaaaaaataactgaaaaaacGAACCAAACCTACTATAGAAGTAGCTATTAAATTTATTatttcacacacacacatatatatatatatatatatatatatatatatatatatatatatatatatatataaagtttctaaaattttatagTACTTATTAGTCATTTGTATTTTTAGTCTAGTTCTTCGGTATTATAATAATCTAATtgtttacctttacattctagtgtGATTGGTAATTTTTTCCTTTGCTAAGTACAACAAtatatttcatgttaaaaataatcaatttttaattgagtatttaaatTTTTATCACAtttgattaaatcatcataaatatATTTTGGTAAATAATAAATTTCTCAAAAAGCAATTCGTTTGATAGGACTACGTTGAAAATATAGTCAccgaaatatgtgtttggtagtgtatgtctcatatttaagaaaaaatcgataaataataaaaaaaattaaaaaaccgataaaaatcgaatcgataaaaaattaatttaattaatttagttTGATTTTAATATTTAAAGAATCGACTTACttgatttaattttatttttaaaaaaatcgatccaaaccgaATTATGAATATTGCTATTGAGTAGTTGTTAGGACTATAGCTTCATCTTTATCTCCCGAAAAACCTGACCCACCCCACAGGTCATTTGATTAAAATATTGAAATTCTCCAACTATTTTGGCCACCCCCTTTTGTTCCTTCATAAAAATAGTACTATTCCTTAAACAAAGTCACGCGCTTCCCACACGCCATCTCCACGCTCCCGCTAGTTTTTATCCTCAAGGCTCAAGCTGTACTTTCGTCGTATGCAAGATTCCTAGAAAATTTCATATAACAATAAATGTGCTCTCTactttttcaattttatagcctaCATTTTAATTTACAACTAATTAGCcaaaaaataataggctaagatttaaCATTCAACTTCAATAGGTTCTCGAAATtactatttaaattttttttaaaaattgctcaaacttttaagttaatttttgaatcaataactgtgactcaaatattagtttaACAAACCAAATCTATTTGGGTggtaaaaattagatttttaacaagcttaaatacgtgggtttaaatttcaaatttgattttgtgagaaatttggagtgggtgttatttaaacttattgaaatagtataagaggttatatataaaatttgaagtcatttataatggagatttggactagttttgaacaagaattgcaactgaaaatcgtggaaaaAGTTCATCTACAtacgcttgtataaaggtgtataaagtgtatagTAGTGTatgtttatacactcatatacactattatacaagattatacaaacaattgacttcgtcttcttccccgcatcttttctgaaatttaactcaaatcttgctcaaatcacttcaaatttaaaatttgaactccttttgatatttttaatcaattggaacaacacccaatccaaacaactaataaactcaaaaaatcatattttcgaaagcaaagctttgagTGGCCTTTAATGGTGGACTtttactcttcaattttcttaaattgcaaccaggtgacagaaggggagaagcagaaaatacacgggcccttgaagcatatgtagagatgtgagaagaaaagagagtgaaagcaatggttgtgatAGATTTAACTCTATAACTTTTGAAAGCAATGATTGTAAGAATACGgattttgaatttgctagtgctttcaaaatatgtacaatatagaTTAGGTaaggtaaaacttaaaaacatgggtcattttttgttatggtgtgaagttACGTGTATTTTcttgttattctttcttctttttattacCCAAAAAAGCAAAAGAAGATTAAATCTTTTGATTTGAAAATCAATATTAAGTCACGAAAGTTATTTTATACCAAGCTTAAATAACATGTTGTTGAAGCATAGAAGTTGCCACTTAGCAATTGACATAAACATAAAATCAACTTCTATTTCTACTAATTGTAGTGAACTTTAATTTTAATACTTTGACTTTTACTCATGACATCAAAGCTCATAATAATGTATTTCAAAAGTGAAAAGTGCAAAAGAAAACAATACACAATCgaaatttatatttattttgaAACTTAGATTAGAAGTCATTATCCCCGCTTTAATTTATATGGCAAAAGTTTGAACAAGCACGAAATTTAAGGAAGATACTAATAAAGACTTTAAAATTTATGTATAATATATTTGTAACATTTATATGATTATAAGAATTTTGAAACTTATAATCATAAATATTTCATAACATGTGTAGCTGTAAAAATTTCTTTTTTaggataaaataaaaattaaagctaaattatttttaaatttaaaaagctATCATTGTTTTTAAAACGAGCTAAAAAGAAAATACTGTCACAAATAATCAGATGTAACGTGAACCAATGTTTCACGAACTCTTTAAAATGTCATCATATTAGATCCTTCAAATATATTGGAtttcctctgtttcaatttaaatgacACACTCTCATTATTAATCCGTTttaaaaagaatgacacatttctacaattataaataatttaaatttaaattctttattttatattttttatctttAATAAAAAGTTTTAATAATCACACAAATATCATGACCCTATAAAGCTTtatcccttaagcttttaagaccataaattttaatttttttttaaaattcaataTCAAgtcaaattatttaatttaaattaaaatatttgaagaaTACGATAGGTACTAGAGATATTTTTGAAAAGCCAGAACAACATAAAGGAAGGTTAAAGTACAACATACGCTGTGATGACACTGAAAGCACCTAAATTGCCTGTCCTTCTCTATCCCTTCCCACGTAACCCACCATCCCCTTTCAACACGAAGTAACATAgcaccctatatatatatatatatatatatatatatatatacacataaactCTCTCTACCCACTTGCTTCAAAAGTGAATAAAAACCCATTATTGAAAAAATAATACTCCAGTCCACGATAATGGGATTACAAAACCAATTAACCGATGTTTCTTCTGAATCTATCCCAATTCTACTCGTTACCCTTCTCGCCAACTGCTCAACTTATCTCCGTTCCCTTATTTTCACCTTCCTTCAATTCCTCGGCTTATCTTCACTGTTCAATCCGGTTCAAATTGACGACGTACTATACGACGCCGTCGGTTCCGGTTTAGCTGGTGTCGTTATGTTAGCCGAGCAGCTCAATTTGAACCGGTTGTTTTCGTATACGTTATTTGATGATCAAGGAGATGATGCGTCCGGTTCGAACTGTGTTGTTTGCTTGAACCGGTTGGGTGATGGTGACCATGTGAGGAAATTGGCCTGCCGGCATGTTTTTCACAAGAAGTGTTTTGACGGGTGGTTGGATACGTTAAATTTTAACTGTCCTATTTGCCGGTCGCCGTTGGTTTCCGATGAGCGCGTGGCACTCGCCCAGCGGCGCGTTGCTTGGGATGTGCTTGACTGGTTCTCTTTAAGGTGAAATGGTGAATGAATGAATATACATGGCTggcgatgatgatgatgatgacgtGGAATTTCGTGATGAGGTTTTTTAAACAGTTTTTTAAacttatttttttgttttagtttttgggaattattatttcCAGTTTTTTTTGAAGAGCTTGATGTGAAGTTCTTTTCCACTGTGAAAAAACATGTTAATTTTTGTTTGTAGTTTTTGACTGGAgtaatattttcctttttcacCTTTTCTTTTGTAAACTTAGAAACGATTATGGCAGAAAGGATTATTTAGTAGTAATTGGCAGAGCCGGATTTAGGTTTTGCCGTGCATtattacttttaaaaaaaattaaacaaaaaggTTGGTAGGGGATTTGATTCACCTTATGCTATTGGAAATGAGACCAAAATCAGTGCACCACTTGGTCTCACTTGTAATGTTTTTGGTCTCACTTGTAATGTTTTGACGTTCCATCAATTATATATATCTATTTTCGCCAAATTATATACATCATAATTGGACTTTTTTAATCTATTTGAGAATAATTTTTTAACCAcgtttttctctgcactcaaaaaggTTATTTTAAGTGCCAtagtataaatgatgaaaagtaATTCTACATTATTTCTTTTTCTCTAGGTGTTTTGaccaatcttctttaaaataaaagtaacaaataaaaaatttcaaataTTTGTGAAAAACAACAACCATGTGAAGAAAATAGTTGTTATTTTTACAATAACCTAGTAAAATTTCACTACAGTAAGATTTTACAGGTGGGATCTGGGAGGGTAGTGTTTATGCAGAATTTATCTTTATCCCTCGGGGTAGAGGTGGTTGTTTTTAAGAAATAGATTATTCTATTTCCGTTAATTTCTTTTAGAGaagtgcaacaacaacaacaacccagtataatcccactagtggggtctggggagggtaataggtacgcagaccttacccctaccccgaggggcagagagactgtttccaagaGACCATTGGCTCAAGAAAgcgacaagagacgatatattagtactatccatagattcataataaaataacataaaataaaataaaataacataccaaacataaaataaaaataacaacagtataagaaatataggaagtacgaaaaagatggaagatataataatatccaGCAGATAAAGTCCTATATCAGTAATTGaccagtagcatcctaagactaactgctaactggctagtctcactttAGTGAACTGTTGAAATACTCACACCTTCCCCCTAGCCTACAAtattaatgctcgacctccacaattccctgtcaagggccatgtcctcagtaatcctaagtcgcgtcatatcctgcctgattacctctccccaatatttcttaggtctccttctacctctcctcgtgcccaccacagtCAGTCGTTCATacctcctcaccggtgcctcAGTGCTCCTCCtttgaatgtgcccgaaccatctgagtcttgcttcccgcatcttgtcctccatggggccacgtccaccttctctcgaatatcttcattcctaatcttatccatccttgtatgtccgcacatccacctcaacatcctcatctctgctactttcatcttctggatgtgtgagttcttaaccggccaacactcggtcccatacaacatggcagacCTAACCACTActttataaaacttaccttttagtaacgttGGCACTTTCTTGTCGCACAGGACTCCCGATGCTAACCttcacttcatccaccccacccctatacggtgtgtgacatcctcgatCTTTTGGAGAAGTGCATAGTCAATAAAGACTTTCAGTTATATGTTTGCTCTTACTTTTTCCCATAACGAACAGCCGATATAACATTTTAGGGACAAAAGAGAATATATATGCTTTCCCTGCACAACTTTGTTAAAAAAAGTAAAGTATAAATTTAATTCATAATTATCATTCCGATCTTGCCCAAAACAAAGgaaggaaaaaaaagtaaaaagagaaaaatcctcGGTTTAGTGGCGAAATCGTGATTTTTCACCGAGGGAAGTCAAAAAAGTAATTAAGTAAATACAATGAAGAAATCAAATAAGTATGTAATTATATTTTAGTTTAACTCTCTATCATTTACTTATTGACAATAGCTTTACCGAGTGGCACAGTCATTAATTTTTCACTACGCGGAGTCTAAAGTAAATGCACGAAGTTTATGTTTTTTCACCGAGGGAAACAaaaaagtaaatacacaaagaaattaagtaattgattattttttaatttaactCTCTATCATTTACGTATTGACAAAAAAGGGGTCAAATTCAAATTTGGACTAAATAAGTCCcaactaaagaaaaaaaatcttttttgtcAAAAGGTTTTCCATTCTCTCCTCTGTTGTTTCAAAATGGCTTTACACTATTCAAATTGGACCAGTTAACAAGTTGCGAAGATATACAAGAGATTTTTACGCGGATAATCTTTTATTTAATAATATCTTTATTAATAACATTAATTTGTGTTTATTCCATAAATAACTTTTTTTTATAAGTATAGCAGGTTTCAAATAACTTATATTTATTCCAtaaatagaaattattttctctctcttcctCAAAGATACCCCCACCTCCCTGTATATCCACATTTCCTACCCTTTTCTAGTATATACTGTGAATTTTTGCATTATAAGATTTGGTATTTTTTAACTTATATAATATGTATTTTAGATTTATATATTTTGATTCACATTTTAAATACACATTATATCATTATTATACATTGTGATTGGTGTATTTATATGACATgtattttaaatttatatttccTTAAATTCATAATTAAATATACATTATACCATGTATATAAATAAACACAATCATTTAGATATGCAATAAAGGATAATGGATATAGATTTATACAGTTTTACAGCCgtataataataaattaaaatatttagtttGCACACACATATAAAAAAGTAAATAAATGGGATCTAATTCCTTTTAATGAATATCTATTAAATAGAAAATGTTTGATAGGTTGGGTAAGCGAAATTTGCGGACATCGCTTCTTGTTTGTTGCTAATTTTGTAACTATTTTACTGCTATTTTTGTAATTATGCCAGGTTGGTATATTTATgggaaattt comes from the Nicotiana sylvestris chromosome 4, ASM39365v2, whole genome shotgun sequence genome and includes:
- the LOC104228223 gene encoding E3 ubiquitin-protein ligase RHA2A, which produces MGLQNQLTDVSSESIPILLVTLLANCSTYLRSLIFTFLQFLGLSSLFNPVQIDDVLYDAVGSGLAGVVMLAEQLNLNRLFSYTLFDDQGDDASGSNCVVCLNRLGDGDHVRKLACRHVFHKKCFDGWLDTLNFNCPICRSPLVSDERVALAQRRVAWDVLDWFSLR